From a region of the Coleofasciculus sp. FACHB-1120 genome:
- a CDS encoding PleD family two-component system response regulator gives MLSLPQEPSIVLVVDDDKIMRQLLRQAMQQEGYQVVEASNGEECLSAYIRFQPHIVLLDAMMPIMDGFTCCSRLQEIASCDRTPVLMITGLDDKESVDRAFEVGAIDFVTKPIHWPVLRQRVRRIIQQFQLYQQLEVANRDLQRLATFDSLTGLANRRRFDEYLAQEWRRMLREQLPLSLIFCDIDFFKTYNDTYGHQAGDICLQTVAGALYRVVKRSTDLVARYGGEEFAVILPNTFAAGGLQVATEIRRAVKSLEIVHAKSAVSQFVTLSLGVAGVIPLHDTSPEALLKEADEALYRAKAGGRDRVCS, from the coding sequence ATGCTTTCCCTTCCCCAAGAACCCTCTATCGTCCTCGTGGTAGACGACGACAAAATCATGCGTCAGCTACTGCGTCAAGCAATGCAACAGGAAGGATACCAGGTTGTTGAAGCAAGCAATGGAGAGGAATGCTTGAGTGCTTACATTCGCTTTCAGCCGCATATTGTCTTGCTCGATGCCATGATGCCGATAATGGATGGCTTCACTTGCTGCTCCAGGCTGCAAGAAATTGCTTCATGCGATCGCACTCCCGTATTGATGATTACAGGTCTTGACGACAAAGAATCCGTTGACCGAGCTTTTGAGGTCGGAGCCATTGATTTCGTTACCAAACCCATTCACTGGCCCGTACTGCGTCAGCGGGTGCGGCGTATAATCCAACAATTTCAACTTTATCAACAACTGGAGGTAGCAAACCGAGACTTGCAGCGACTGGCGACCTTCGACAGCCTGACGGGACTGGCAAACCGTCGTCGATTTGATGAGTATCTTGCTCAAGAGTGGCGGCGAATGTTACGCGAACAACTGCCCCTGTCTCTCATCTTCTGCGATATCGATTTTTTCAAAACCTACAACGATACTTACGGGCACCAAGCTGGAGATATTTGTTTACAAACTGTCGCGGGTGCCCTGTATCGGGTTGTCAAGCGCTCGACAGATTTAGTCGCTCGCTATGGTGGCGAAGAGTTTGCTGTGATTTTACCCAATACCTTTGCGGCGGGTGGGTTGCAAGTAGCAACGGAAATTCGACGGGCTGTTAAATCTTTAGAAATTGTTCATGCCAAGTCTGCGGTTAGCCAGTTTGTGACGCTGAGTTTGGGTGTTGCTGGCGTAATTCCTTTGCATGACACCTCACCAGAAGCATTACTTAAGGAAGCGGATGAGGCGCTGTATCGGGCAAAAGCAGGAGGACGCGATCGCGTATGCTCCTAG